A part of Gouania willdenowi chromosome 2, fGouWil2.1, whole genome shotgun sequence genomic DNA contains:
- the nudt15 gene encoding nucleotide triphosphate diphosphatase NUDT15, whose amino-acid sequence MSSCTNLSHTAVKRPGVGVGVLVTDHLHPGSVLVGKRRGAVGGGTLQLPGGHLEFGESWESCAHREVMEESGLYLVNLRFVHVVNSVRVEEQYHYVTIIMQGELDRSRSGEPQNLEPEKNHGWTWTHWDQFPPEEELFLPLADLRRRGFNPFTEESPVSVGP is encoded by the exons aTGTCGTCCTGTACAAACCTCAGTCACACCGCTGTTAAACGGCCCGGGGTGGGAGTGGGAGTGCTGGTAACGGACCACTTACATCCTGGCAGTGTGCTGGTGGGCAAACGGAGGGGCGCGGTCGGCGGAGGGACGCTGCAGCTGCCCGGAGGTCACCTCGAGTTTGG TGAGTCGTGGGAGTCGTGCGCTCACAGGGAGGTGATGGAGGAATCCGGCCTGTACCTGGTGAATCTCAGGTTTGTGCACGTGGTGAACTCTGTGCGCGTGGAGGAGCAGTACCACTACGTCACCATCATCATGCAGGGGGAGCTGGACCGCAGCAGGTCGGGGGAGCCGCAGAACCTGGAACCAGAGAAGAACCATG GATGGACCTGGACCCACTGGGACCAGTTCCCACCAGAGGAGGAACTCTTTCTGCCATTGGCTGAtctcaggaggcggggcttcaaCCCGTTTACAGAGGAATCACCTGTCAGCGTGGGTCCATAA
- the LOC114475312 gene encoding carboxypeptidase O translates to MLLCVGLVCVLLLSAQAVNRAEYDYYKYHPMEEIVSWMSAMVNDYPDVVTMMDYGRTVENRTISLLKVGVQTPGKKKKAVWMDCGIHAREWIAPAFCQYFVSQILQSYKSDSLMKQMMENMDFYVTPVFNVDGYVYSWKDNTTRLWRKNRSPGPAGCSCYGTDLNRNFDANWGTIGVSSDCCSNIYCGSAPMSEPETQFLTYFVGSRKEDFLCYLTIHSYGQLLLVPYGHPNFTASNYNELMEVGLGAAQAVEKVHGMKYRVGSSPDILYPNSGSSRDWAHLQGIPLSYTFELRDNGTFGFKLPEDQIQASCEEAYSGALHIITYAHHKTFSCAVSTTASTCTMITLMLMLGL, encoded by the exons ATGCTGCTGTGTGTGgggctggtgtgtgtgctgttgcTCTCAGCTCAGGCTGTGAACAG AGCGGAATATGACTACTACAAATATCATCCAATGGAGGAG ATCGTGTCCTGGATGTCTGCGATGGTCAACGACTATCCTGACGTGGTGACCATGATGGACTATGGACGGACCGTTGAAAACAGGACCATCAGCTTACTGAAG GTGGGTGTGCAGACTccagggaagaagaagaaggccgTGTGGATGGACTGTGGGATTCATGCCCGGGAGTGGATCGCCCCAGCCTTCTGTCAGTACTTTGTCTCACAG ATCCTCCAGTCATATAAGAGCGACTCCCTGATGAAGCAGATGATGGAGAACATGGACTTCTACGTCACGCCCGTGTTCAACGTGGACGGTTACGTGTACTCATGGAAGGACAACACG ACCCGTCTGTGGAGGAAGAACAGGTCTCCTGGTCCTGCAGGATGCAGCTGCTACGGAACGGACCTGAACAGGAACTTTGACGCCAACTGGGGCA CCATCGGCGTCTCCAGCGACTGCTGCTCTAACATCTACTGTGGCAGCGCCCCCATGTCTGAGCCTGAGACCCAGTTCCTCACCTACTTTGTGGGCAGCAGGAAGGAGGACTTCCTGTGTTATCTCACCATCCACTCGTACGGACAACTACTGCTGGTTCCCTACGGTCACCCAAACTTCACTGCCTCCAACTACAATGAGCTG ATGGAGGTCGGACTGGGAGCAGCGCAGGCCGTCGAAAAGGTTCACGGCATGAAGTACAGAGTGGGTTCCTCTCCAGATATTTTAT ATCCAAACTCTGGATCCTCCAGAGACTGGGCCCACCTCCAGGGGATCCCCCTGTCCTACACCTTTGAGCTGAGGGACAACGGTACGTTTGGCTTCAAGCTCCCTGAGGACCAGATCCAGGCGTCCTGTGAGGAGGCCTACAGTGGAGCTCTGCACATCATCACCTACGCTCACCACAAGACCTTCAGCTGTGCTGTTAGCACCACCGCCTCTACCTGCACTATGATAACgctgatgctaatgctgggCCTGTGA
- the LOC114476619 gene encoding cholecystokinin receptor-like — protein MSVENGSYAVVVEELLLGNHSLEVNDYNNSHSTNGSTHRAMSRVREMDSFRILLYVLIFLLSVFGNFLIVLVLMLNKRMRTVTNCFLLSLAISDLMLAIFCMPFTLVPNIMEDFIFGAAMCKIVTYLMGVSVSISTFSLVAIATERYSAICNPLKSRAWQTRSHAYRVIAATWVLGLLIMVPYPVFSVIKTFPKNNDTVGRMCRLVFPSSQVEQAWYVILLFILFFIPGAVMLVAYGMISRELYRGMQFEMGHNKEDAGEKNGVSKPLVANDDDDGCYIEVSKKPNSAVELPTLSGTSGAPAPAKTNNSRSNTSEAKLQAKKRVIRMLMVIVALFFICWMPIFTANTWKAFDLPSAGRALSGAPISFIHLLSYTSCCVNPIIYCFMNTRFRKALLATFACCCRGRLCRRCKRKDGGEDGATTMATSMATMATSVSKVSYTTVSTAGC, from the exons ATGTCAGTGGAGAACGGGAGCTACgcggtggtggtggaggagctgctgctggggAACCACAGCCTGGAAGTTAACGACTATAATAACAGCCACAGCACCAATGGATCCACACACAGAGCCATGAGCAGAGTCAGAG AGATGGACTCGTTCCGTATCCTGCTCTACGTGCTCATCTTCCTGCTCAGCGTGTTTGGGAACTTCCTGATTGTGTTGGTGCTGATGCTCAACAAGCGCATGCGCACCGTCACCAACTGCTTCCTGCTGTCGCTGGCGATCAGCGACCTGATGCTGGCCATCTTCTGCATGCCCTTCACGCTGGTCCCCAACATCATGGAGGACTTCATCTTCGGGGCGGCCATGTGCAAGATCGTCACCTACCTGATGG GCGTCTCCGTCAGCATCTCCACCTTCAGCCTGGTGGCCATCGCCACCGAGCGCTACAGCGCCATCTGCAACCCACTCAAGTCGCGGGCGTGGCAGACGCGCTCCCACGCCTACCGCGTCATCGCCGCCACCTGGGTGCTGGGGCTGCTCATCATGGTGCCCTACCCGGTGTTCAGCGTCATCAAGACGTTCCCCAAGAACAACGACACCGTGGGGCGCATGTGTCGCCTGGTCTTCCCCAGCTCGCAGGTGGAGCAGGCCTG GTATGTGATCCTGCTCTTCATTCTCTTCTTCATCCCTGGAGCGGTGATGCTCGTAGCCTACGGGATGATCTCCAGAGAGCTGTACCGAGGCATGCAGTTTGAGATGGGCCACAACAAAGAAGATGCTG GAGAGAAGAACGGCGTCTCCAAACCCCTGGTGGCCAATGACGATGACGACGGCTGCTACATTGAGGTTTCCAAAAAGCCCAACTCTGCAGTGGAGCTCCCTACGCTGTCTGGCACGTCAGGGGCCCCCGCCCCGGCCAAAACCAACAACAGCCGCAGCAACACGTCGGAGGCCAAGCTCCAGGCCAAGAAGCGCGTGATCCGCATGCTGATGGTGATCGTGGCGCTCTTCTTCATCTGCTGGATGCCGATATTCACCGCCAACACATGGAAGGCCTTCGACCTGCCGTCGGCCGGCCGCGCCCTGTCCGGGGCCCCCATCTCCTTCATCCACCTGCTGTCCTACACGTCGTGCTGCGTCAACCCCATCATTTACTGCTTCATGAACACACGCTTCCGCAAAGCGCTGCTGGCCACGTTCGCCTGCTGCTGCCGCGGACGCCTCTGTCGTCGCTGCAAACGGAAGGACGGCGGCGAGGACGGCGCCACCACCATGGCCACCTCCATGGCCACCATGGCCACCTCCGTGTCCAAAGTCAGCTACACCACCGTCAGCACCGCCGGATGCTGA